The Deltaproteobacteria bacterium DNA window GATCGTGGCCGAATGGCTCATCACCGAACTCGTCAAGGCGGGCCGCTTCGACGTCATAGAGCGAAGGCTCCTCGAAAAGGTGCTGAGCGAACAGGAACTCGGGCTGACCGGTGTCATCGACTCCGAGAGCGCGAGCAAGCTCGGCCGCGTGCTCGGCGCGAGGGTGGTCATCTCGGGCACGGTCATGAAGCTTCCGGCCTACACGGAGGTCAACGCCCGCCTCATCGACGTTGAGAGCGGCTCCATCATAGCGGCCGAGAAGGTCAAGAGCGAGACGACGACGAGGCTTGAACACCTCATAGAACTCATGGCCGAGAAGATCATAAAGGACTTCCCGCTGGAGGGCTACGTCGTGGCCCGCACGGGCGACTACGTCTCCATAGACCTTGGAAAGATGGCGGGCGTGAGAGAGGGGATGCGTTTCGTGGTCTTCAAGGAGGGTGAGGTCATAAAGCACCCCAAGACGGGCGAGGTCCTCGACATCTCGCAGATCCGCGTCGGCGAGGTGGAGGTCACCGGCGTCAAGGAGAAGATAGCCACGGCCCGCATAGTCTCGGAAGAGGAGGGGCGGCGGATCGAGTACGGCGACATGGTGAGGAGCGTAAAGGAGGAGACGAAGGTCGAGGTCGAAAGACCCGCGGCCTACCAGCCGCCGGCGCGCGAGTCCCGGCCTGAGCCCGTGCCCGCGGCCCTCCACTACAGGGAGATCGACAGGCGCATAAGGGAGCTCGAAGAGGCCAAGGCCCGGGGACGCAGGCCCGAGAAGATCGACATAAAGCGGCTCATCGGCAGGATACAGGTGAGACTGAAGAAGGATTACACCTCGCCGGAGCTGTACTTCCACCTGGCCAGGGTCTACCGTCTCGTCGACAGCTACCGCAAGGCCCAGAAGACGCTCGTCAAGGCCCTATACTACGACGCCCGCTACCTGCCCGCCCTGGCCCTGCAGGGGGAGATGAACTACGAGGCATCGCGCCGGGCGGACTGGCGCGGCGGGGCGCTGCGCGACAGGGCCTACGAGGCGTACACGGCCATAGCGACGTCGGAGGAGGCGGGCCCCTCCCTCAAGGCGCTGGCGCACCTGCGTCTCGGCGACATCCTCTGGCACATAGACGACGACCGCGAGAAGGCGAGAAGGCACTGGGAGGAGGCGGCCCGCTTCGAGTCGACGCCCCACGCCGCCAAGGCGAGGGCCAGGCTCAGGGAGACGGAGACCGGGAGGCGGCCGCCCCTGCGCGGGAAGGGAGCGGACGAGGAGATCGACTGGTTCGAAAGGCCCGAGCCGTGACGGTCAACGCCATAACGGTAGACCTCGAGGACTGGTACCACGTCTGCGGCGACGGCGCCCAGGCCGACCCCGCAGGGTGGGACGCCTACGAGAGCCGTGTTACGGCGAGCACCGGCAGGATACTGGACATACTCGACAAGGCCGGCGCCAAGGCGACCTTCTTCGTCCTCGGCTACATAGCCGACAGGAACCCGCGCCTCATAGAGCGCATCCACCGGGAGGGCCACGAGCTGGCCGTCCACGGCTACTACCACCGCCGGGTCTTCGAGATGACGCCCGCCGAGTTCGAGGCCGACCTGGAGAGGTCGATAAGGGCCGTCGAGAGCGTCACCGGCGAGCCCGTGCTCGGCTTCAGGGCGCCGGAGTGGTCGGTGACGAGCGGCACGTACTGGGCCTTCGAGATAATGGCCGCCGCCGGCCTCAGCTACGACTCGAGCACCGTCCCGCTAACGCGCATGGGCGAGCGGGGGCTGCCCCATCTGCCCCATCGGGTCCGCACCCCGAGCGGCGAGATCATCGAGTTCCCCCTTACGACGATGAAGTGTTTCTGGGAGCGGCTCCCCTTCACCGGCGGGCTGCCCATGAGGCTCTTTCCATACTGGCTCATAGCCGAGGCACTGCGCTCGACCAACGCCGCGGGGCAGCCGGGGCTCGTCTACATACACCCGTGGGAGTTCGACCGGGAACAGCCGAGGATCGAGCTTCCGCTGACGAGACGCTTCATGCACTACTTCAACACGGCCTCCACGCGGCCCAAGCTCGAAGGGCTGCTCCGCCACTTCCGTTTCGCCCCCATCAGGGAGGTGCTCGGCCTGTGAGGCGGGAGGGCTACTACATACGCTCGCTGCTCTCGACGGCGCTCGCATACGTCGCCGTCGTCGGCCTCCTCTTCCGGCTCGTCTACCTGGCGGGGCCCTGGGGCCTGGCCCTCATAGCGGCCGCCGTCGCCGCCGGTTTCGCGGTCCTCTACGACTGGGGCGGCAGGCTTTCGGCCCTCGCCGGCCGCCGCCGGAAGGCGATCCATGGGCGCGCGCGGGAAGCTCCCCTCGAGGCCGGAGCCGGCAAGGCGCCGCGCACGACGGAGGGCGCATGAGCGCAAGGCGCGTTGCCGTGACGGGCGTGGGCATGGTGACGGCCCACGGCGCGGGCTGGCGGCGGAACATGGAGGCCTTCAAGGCCGGACGCGACTCGACGGCCGAGGTCCGGGCCTTCGACGGCTCGGGCTACAGGGCCTCCCGCTGCGCCGAGGCGCGGGATTTCGTCTTCGCGTACAAGCCGCTCAGGCTTCGCGCCTCGCGCCTTGACAGGGCGTCGAAGCTCCTTCTCACGGCCTTCGACGAGGCCATGGCCATGGCCTCCATGGACCGCTTCGACGAACCGGCCGCCGTGGTGCTCGGCACCACCCTTGGCGGCATGCTCTCCGGCGAGCGCTACCATGCCGACGGACTGCGGCGCGGCTTCGACCGGGCCAGGGTGTCTCTTCTCACCGACTACCTGGCCCACAGCCAGGCGGCGAACCTGAAGCTCGAGTACTCCATAAGGGGGCCTTCCCTCACCCTCAGCGACGCCTGCGCCTCGGGCGCCACGGCCATAGGCACGGCCTTCCACATGGTCCGCGCCGGCGAGACGAGGGTCGCCGTCGCCGGCGGCTACGACACGATGAGCGAGTTCACCTTCGCCGGCTTCAACGCCCTCCAGGCCGTCTCGCCCACCCTCTGCCGTCCCTTCGACGCAAGGCGCGACGGGCTCGTGCTCGGCGAGGGCGCGGCCGTGCTCATCCTCGAGGAGATGGAGAGCGCCGTTGCGCGCGGCGCGGCGGTGCTCGGCGAGGTCCTGGGCTACGGCTCCGCCTCCGACGCATTCCACATGACAAGACCCGACCCCGAGGGCCGGGGAGCAGCCTCGGCCATGAGACGCGCCCTCGACGACGCCGGGCTCTCTCCCGAAGAGATCGACTACATAAACGCCCACGGCACGGCCACGCCGCTGAACGACCTCATGGAGGCCCGGGCCGTGAGGGCCGTCTTCGGCGGACGGGACGTGCCCGTAAGCTCCGTAAAGCCCATGGTGGGACACACCCTCGGGGCCGCCGGGGCCGTCGAGGCCGCCGTCTGCCTCATGGCCATAAGCGGGGGCTTCCTTCCGCCCAACATAAACTGCGACGAGCCCGACCCGCAGTGCCCGCTCCGCATCGTCCACGGCCCGGAGGAAGGCGTAGAGCTGAGGACCGCCCTCTCCAACTCCTTCGGCTTCGGCGGCACCAACGCCTCGCTCGCGCTCGCAGGGGTCCGGCGATGAAGGGGGGCGGCATCGTCATAACGGGCCGCGGCGTGGTGAGTCCCGCGGGCGCGGGAAAGGACGGGCTGCGCGGTCTGCTCAGAGAGGGCCGCCGCGCGCTCGGAGAGGTCGAGGCCTTCGACGCGCCCTGCGAGGCGGGAGAGATAAAATCCTTCGATCTCCTCGACCACGTGGACGACCGGCGGCTGCGCCGGGCCGCGCCGGCCACGCAGTACGTGGCGGCGGCCGTGGCCGAGGCGCTCGGCGAGGCGGGCATTGCCGGCGAGGCCGCCGGGACGGGGACGGGGCTCGTGACGGCCGTGACCCACGGGGCCGTGGGCTTCACCTGCCTCTTCCACCGCGACCTCGTCATCGAGGG harbors:
- a CDS encoding DUF3473 domain-containing protein; protein product: MTVNAITVDLEDWYHVCGDGAQADPAGWDAYESRVTASTGRILDILDKAGAKATFFVLGYIADRNPRLIERIHREGHELAVHGYYHRRVFEMTPAEFEADLERSIRAVESVTGEPVLGFRAPEWSVTSGTYWAFEIMAAAGLSYDSSTVPLTRMGERGLPHLPHRVRTPSGEIIEFPLTTMKCFWERLPFTGGLPMRLFPYWLIAEALRSTNAAGQPGLVYIHPWEFDREQPRIELPLTRRFMHYFNTASTRPKLEGLLRHFRFAPIREVLGL
- a CDS encoding beta-ketoacyl-[acyl-carrier-protein] synthase family protein, encoding MSARRVAVTGVGMVTAHGAGWRRNMEAFKAGRDSTAEVRAFDGSGYRASRCAEARDFVFAYKPLRLRASRLDRASKLLLTAFDEAMAMASMDRFDEPAAVVLGTTLGGMLSGERYHADGLRRGFDRARVSLLTDYLAHSQAANLKLEYSIRGPSLTLSDACASGATAIGTAFHMVRAGETRVAVAGGYDTMSEFTFAGFNALQAVSPTLCRPFDARRDGLVLGEGAAVLILEEMESAVARGAAVLGEVLGYGSASDAFHMTRPDPEGRGAASAMRRALDDAGLSPEEIDYINAHGTATPLNDLMEARAVRAVFGGRDVPVSSVKPMVGHTLGAAGAVEAAVCLMAISGGFLPPNINCDEPDPQCPLRIVHGPEEGVELRTALSNSFGFGGTNASLALAGVRR